The following are encoded together in the Ranitomeya imitator isolate aRanImi1 chromosome 4, aRanImi1.pri, whole genome shotgun sequence genome:
- the NAP1L1 gene encoding nucleosome assembly protein 1-like 1 isoform X4 codes for MANIDNKDQEFDQQEMEDVEEVEEEETAEDPSIKARQLTAQMMQNPQILAALQERLDDLVGTPTGYIESLPKIVKRRVNALKNLQVKCAQIEAKFYEEVHALERKYADLYQPLFDKRSEIINATYEPTEEECEWKVDEEEEISDLKEKAKVEEEKKDEEKEDPKGIPEFWLTVFKNVDLLSDMVQEHDEPILKHLKDIKVKFSDVGQPMSFTLEFHYEPNEFFANEVLTKTYKMRSEPDESDPFSFDGPEIMGCTGCQIDWKKGKNVTLKTIKKKQKHKGRGTVRTVTKTVPNDSFFNFFCPPEVPENGELDDDAEAILTADFEIGHFLRERIIPRSVLYFTGEAIEDDDDDYDEEGEEADDEEGEEEADEENDPDYEPKV; via the exons ATGGCCAACATAGACAA caaAGACCAAGAGTTTGACCAGCAAGAGATGGAAGATGTGGAAGAAGTTGAAGAGGAGGAGACGGCAGAAGATCCTAGCATCAAAG CCAGACAATTGACTGCACAAATGATGCAGAATCCTCAGATTCTTGCTGCGCTACAAGAAAGGTTAGATGACCTTGTAGGCACTCCTACAGGATACATTGAAAG TCTACCTAAAATAGTAAAAAGACGAGTGAATGCGCTTAAAAACCTTCAAGTGAAATGTGCACAGATTGAAGCCAAATTCTATGAAGAGGTCCATGCCCTGGAGAGGAAATATGCCGATCTTTATCAGCCACTCTTTGACAAG AGAAGTGAAATTATAAATGCCACTTATGAACCTACGGAAGAAGAGTGTGAATGGAAAGTAGATGAAGAGGAAGAGATTTCA GATTTGAAAGAGAAGGCGAAGGTTGAGGAGGAGAagaaagatgaagaaaaggaggacCCTAAAGGCATTCCAGAATTCTGGTTAACCGTATTTAAAAATGTTGATCTCCTTAGTGACATGGTTCAG GAGCATGACGAACCAATACTGAAACACTTAAAAGACATTAAAGTAAAGTTTTCAGATGTTGGTCAACCAATG AGCTTCACTTTAGAATTCCATTATGAGCCAAATGAGTTCTTCGCTAATGAAGTTTTGACAAAGACATACAAAATGAGATCAGAACCTGATGAGTCTGATCCATTTTCTTTCGATGGACCAGAAATCATGGGCTGTACAGG GTGCCAGATTGACTGGAAAAAAGGCAAAAATGTTACTTTAAAAACAATAAAGAAGAAACAAAAACACAAGGGCCGTGGAACAGTAAGGACTGTCACGAAAACTGTTCCCAATGACtcatttttcaactttttttgtcCTCCTGAAG TACCAGAAAATGGAGAACTG GATGATGATGCAGAAGCTATTCTTACGGCGGACTTTGAAATAGGACACTTCCTGCGTGAGCGTATAATTCCTCGATCTGTTCTTTACTTTACTGGAGAAGCTATTGAAGATGATGACGATGAT TATGATGAGGAAGGTGAAGAAGCGGATGATGAG
- the NAP1L1 gene encoding nucleosome assembly protein 1-like 1 isoform X2: MANIDNKDQEFDQQEMEDVEEVEEEETAEDPSIKARQLTAQMMQNPQILAALQERLDDLVGTPTGYIESLPKIVKRRVNALKNLQVKCAQIEAKFYEEVHALERKYADLYQPLFDKRSEIINATYEPTEEECEWKVDEEEEISDLKEKAKVEEEKKDEEKEDPKGIPEFWLTVFKNVDLLSDMVQEHDEPILKHLKDIKVKFSDVGQPMSFTLEFHYEPNEFFANEVLTKTYKMRSEPDESDPFSFDGPEIMGCTGCQIDWKKGKNVTLKTIKKKQKHKGRGTVRTVTKTVPNDSFFNFFCPPEVPENGELDDDAEAILTADFEIGHFLRERIIPRSVLYFTGEAIEDDDDDYDEEGEEADDEEGEEEADEENDPDYEPKKDQNPAECKQQ; this comes from the exons ATGGCCAACATAGACAA caaAGACCAAGAGTTTGACCAGCAAGAGATGGAAGATGTGGAAGAAGTTGAAGAGGAGGAGACGGCAGAAGATCCTAGCATCAAAG CCAGACAATTGACTGCACAAATGATGCAGAATCCTCAGATTCTTGCTGCGCTACAAGAAAGGTTAGATGACCTTGTAGGCACTCCTACAGGATACATTGAAAG TCTACCTAAAATAGTAAAAAGACGAGTGAATGCGCTTAAAAACCTTCAAGTGAAATGTGCACAGATTGAAGCCAAATTCTATGAAGAGGTCCATGCCCTGGAGAGGAAATATGCCGATCTTTATCAGCCACTCTTTGACAAG AGAAGTGAAATTATAAATGCCACTTATGAACCTACGGAAGAAGAGTGTGAATGGAAAGTAGATGAAGAGGAAGAGATTTCA GATTTGAAAGAGAAGGCGAAGGTTGAGGAGGAGAagaaagatgaagaaaaggaggacCCTAAAGGCATTCCAGAATTCTGGTTAACCGTATTTAAAAATGTTGATCTCCTTAGTGACATGGTTCAG GAGCATGACGAACCAATACTGAAACACTTAAAAGACATTAAAGTAAAGTTTTCAGATGTTGGTCAACCAATG AGCTTCACTTTAGAATTCCATTATGAGCCAAATGAGTTCTTCGCTAATGAAGTTTTGACAAAGACATACAAAATGAGATCAGAACCTGATGAGTCTGATCCATTTTCTTTCGATGGACCAGAAATCATGGGCTGTACAGG GTGCCAGATTGACTGGAAAAAAGGCAAAAATGTTACTTTAAAAACAATAAAGAAGAAACAAAAACACAAGGGCCGTGGAACAGTAAGGACTGTCACGAAAACTGTTCCCAATGACtcatttttcaactttttttgtcCTCCTGAAG TACCAGAAAATGGAGAACTG GATGATGATGCAGAAGCTATTCTTACGGCGGACTTTGAAATAGGACACTTCCTGCGTGAGCGTATAATTCCTCGATCTGTTCTTTACTTTACTGGAGAAGCTATTGAAGATGATGACGATGAT TATGATGAGGAAGGTGAAGAAGCGGATGATGAG
- the NAP1L1 gene encoding nucleosome assembly protein 1-like 1 isoform X1, which translates to MANIDNKDQEFDQQEMEDVEEVEEEETAEDPSIKARQLTAQMMQNPQILAALQERLDDLVGTPTGYIESLPKIVKRRVNALKNLQVKCAQIEAKFYEEVHALERKYADLYQPLFDKRSEIINATYEPTEEECEWKVDEEEEISEDLKEKAKVEEEKKDEEKEDPKGIPEFWLTVFKNVDLLSDMVQEHDEPILKHLKDIKVKFSDVGQPMSFTLEFHYEPNEFFANEVLTKTYKMRSEPDESDPFSFDGPEIMGCTGCQIDWKKGKNVTLKTIKKKQKHKGRGTVRTVTKTVPNDSFFNFFCPPEVPENGELDDDAEAILTADFEIGHFLRERIIPRSVLYFTGEAIEDDDDDYDEEGEEADDEEGEEEADEENDPDYEPKKDQNPAECKQQ; encoded by the exons ATGGCCAACATAGACAA caaAGACCAAGAGTTTGACCAGCAAGAGATGGAAGATGTGGAAGAAGTTGAAGAGGAGGAGACGGCAGAAGATCCTAGCATCAAAG CCAGACAATTGACTGCACAAATGATGCAGAATCCTCAGATTCTTGCTGCGCTACAAGAAAGGTTAGATGACCTTGTAGGCACTCCTACAGGATACATTGAAAG TCTACCTAAAATAGTAAAAAGACGAGTGAATGCGCTTAAAAACCTTCAAGTGAAATGTGCACAGATTGAAGCCAAATTCTATGAAGAGGTCCATGCCCTGGAGAGGAAATATGCCGATCTTTATCAGCCACTCTTTGACAAG AGAAGTGAAATTATAAATGCCACTTATGAACCTACGGAAGAAGAGTGTGAATGGAAAGTAGATGAAGAGGAAGAGATTTCA GAGGATTTGAAAGAGAAGGCGAAGGTTGAGGAGGAGAagaaagatgaagaaaaggaggacCCTAAAGGCATTCCAGAATTCTGGTTAACCGTATTTAAAAATGTTGATCTCCTTAGTGACATGGTTCAG GAGCATGACGAACCAATACTGAAACACTTAAAAGACATTAAAGTAAAGTTTTCAGATGTTGGTCAACCAATG AGCTTCACTTTAGAATTCCATTATGAGCCAAATGAGTTCTTCGCTAATGAAGTTTTGACAAAGACATACAAAATGAGATCAGAACCTGATGAGTCTGATCCATTTTCTTTCGATGGACCAGAAATCATGGGCTGTACAGG GTGCCAGATTGACTGGAAAAAAGGCAAAAATGTTACTTTAAAAACAATAAAGAAGAAACAAAAACACAAGGGCCGTGGAACAGTAAGGACTGTCACGAAAACTGTTCCCAATGACtcatttttcaactttttttgtcCTCCTGAAG TACCAGAAAATGGAGAACTG GATGATGATGCAGAAGCTATTCTTACGGCGGACTTTGAAATAGGACACTTCCTGCGTGAGCGTATAATTCCTCGATCTGTTCTTTACTTTACTGGAGAAGCTATTGAAGATGATGACGATGAT TATGATGAGGAAGGTGAAGAAGCGGATGATGAG
- the NAP1L1 gene encoding nucleosome assembly protein 1-like 1 isoform X3 — protein sequence MANIDNKDQEFDQQEMEDVEEVEEEETAEDPSIKARQLTAQMMQNPQILAALQERLDDLVGTPTGYIESLPKIVKRRVNALKNLQVKCAQIEAKFYEEVHALERKYADLYQPLFDKRSEIINATYEPTEEECEWKVDEEEEISEDLKEKAKVEEEKKDEEKEDPKGIPEFWLTVFKNVDLLSDMVQEHDEPILKHLKDIKVKFSDVGQPMSFTLEFHYEPNEFFANEVLTKTYKMRSEPDESDPFSFDGPEIMGCTGCQIDWKKGKNVTLKTIKKKQKHKGRGTVRTVTKTVPNDSFFNFFCPPEVPENGELDDDAEAILTADFEIGHFLRERIIPRSVLYFTGEAIEDDDDDYDEEGEEADDEEGEEEADEENDPDYEPKV from the exons ATGGCCAACATAGACAA caaAGACCAAGAGTTTGACCAGCAAGAGATGGAAGATGTGGAAGAAGTTGAAGAGGAGGAGACGGCAGAAGATCCTAGCATCAAAG CCAGACAATTGACTGCACAAATGATGCAGAATCCTCAGATTCTTGCTGCGCTACAAGAAAGGTTAGATGACCTTGTAGGCACTCCTACAGGATACATTGAAAG TCTACCTAAAATAGTAAAAAGACGAGTGAATGCGCTTAAAAACCTTCAAGTGAAATGTGCACAGATTGAAGCCAAATTCTATGAAGAGGTCCATGCCCTGGAGAGGAAATATGCCGATCTTTATCAGCCACTCTTTGACAAG AGAAGTGAAATTATAAATGCCACTTATGAACCTACGGAAGAAGAGTGTGAATGGAAAGTAGATGAAGAGGAAGAGATTTCA GAGGATTTGAAAGAGAAGGCGAAGGTTGAGGAGGAGAagaaagatgaagaaaaggaggacCCTAAAGGCATTCCAGAATTCTGGTTAACCGTATTTAAAAATGTTGATCTCCTTAGTGACATGGTTCAG GAGCATGACGAACCAATACTGAAACACTTAAAAGACATTAAAGTAAAGTTTTCAGATGTTGGTCAACCAATG AGCTTCACTTTAGAATTCCATTATGAGCCAAATGAGTTCTTCGCTAATGAAGTTTTGACAAAGACATACAAAATGAGATCAGAACCTGATGAGTCTGATCCATTTTCTTTCGATGGACCAGAAATCATGGGCTGTACAGG GTGCCAGATTGACTGGAAAAAAGGCAAAAATGTTACTTTAAAAACAATAAAGAAGAAACAAAAACACAAGGGCCGTGGAACAGTAAGGACTGTCACGAAAACTGTTCCCAATGACtcatttttcaactttttttgtcCTCCTGAAG TACCAGAAAATGGAGAACTG GATGATGATGCAGAAGCTATTCTTACGGCGGACTTTGAAATAGGACACTTCCTGCGTGAGCGTATAATTCCTCGATCTGTTCTTTACTTTACTGGAGAAGCTATTGAAGATGATGACGATGAT TATGATGAGGAAGGTGAAGAAGCGGATGATGAG